Genomic DNA from Erythrolamprus reginae isolate rEryReg1 unplaced genomic scaffold, rEryReg1.hap1 scaffold_297, whole genome shotgun sequence:
ATAGCTGTCACTTAGCAACAGCAGTTTTGGGCTCAACGGTAGCGGTTAAGGCAAGAACAAAGAAAACAGAACAATGAGCAACAGCATCATCAAGGCAGCTCTCAgggaagtagaaagggaagggagaagagaaggagtggagggaagtaggagaggggagagaaagagaaagaaggtagaaggaggaaatggagatagagggaggggagtgtaaagaaatgaggaaaaacagactgataGAACAACAGCATAAAACAGGTGCAAAAATAGGATACCGATTCATGAtagattggataaaaatgtataattatgtatgtttttgatATGTTTTAAGCCAAgtaattctcaacctttctaatgccacaaccccttaatacagttcctcatgttgtggtgacccccaaccataagtctagtgccaattctcccaatagagttttaagctgattggcaggaaggtcagagggacacccccactgtaaacgcctgattgatcgtattgtaaacatatgttccaaggcgccagaatagaagccttAGTTCCTGACAcaatggggaatttgtcttttcccttggtcttaggcgacccctgtgaaacggtcgttcgacccccaaaggggtcctgacccccaggttgacaaccactgctgcacgaatcccagtgaccggttaggtcccacagagtgggccttctccgggtcccgtcaactaaacaatgtcatttggcagggcccagaggaagagccttctctgtggcggccccggccatctggaaccagctccccccggagattagaattgcccccaccctcctcgcctttcgtaagctccttaaaacccacctctgccgtcaagcatgggggaactgagatattctttccccctaggcctttacaatttatacatggtatgtttgtttgtatgtatgtttggttttacaataagggtttttagttgttttagtattggatttatatgctgttttttattactgttgttagccgccccgagtctacggagacaggcggcatacaaatccaatcaatcaatcaatcaatcaatcaatcaatcaatcaatcaatcaaccaaccaaccaaccaaccaatcaatcaaccaatcaatataGATGCatatatggaaattgtggagaaaacctaaaaaaaacttttataaaaaaaaaggCAGGCCTGAGAAGTGGACGATCAGGCCTGCcactagtccagtgtttctcaaccttggccgtttgaagatgtgtggacttcaactcccagaattccccagccagcgttgctggctggggaattctgggagttgaagtccacacatcttcaaacggccaaggttgagaaacactgcactagtcggtctctctctctctctcacttgagCAGTTCAGCTTTCTTGGTCCGGTTGTGGGTGCTTAGCGCCTTGAGCTCAGCCTGTCTCTTCCGCAGCTCGGCTAACACTTCGTCCTCTGAGTCCTCTGCCGGTCGGTCCTCTGACTCCAGCAGGCCTTGAGCAATCAGTTCTTCCTTGATGCGGCCTTCGAGAGATTTCGTGTGGGGTACACTGAAGGGGGGTGGGAGAACAGAAGCAGCATTACAGGTAGGTACATGGTTCAAACATACAACGGCGCTGAAACAGGTGACTTACAACTGCTGCCATCTCCTCCTGGGTCACACGCCCAAAATTCAGACGCGTGACAGTTGAAATAGTCCAAGCGATCTCCTTTTGAccatcaatgggggaagccagattcgtttaacaactgtGCTGTAACTCAACcattgcagtgatttacttaataacATGGCTTAGAACCTACATGGTCCTAAGCCCTgcataagccctacatggcttaagaccagattCACATtggggaccatctcctgcctcactTATCGCAAAGgacagtcagatcccacagagtcggccttctccaggtcccgtcagccaagcaatgtcgactggcgggacatatggggaagggccttctctgtggcagctccggtcctttggaattaactcccccccagagattcgcactgcccccactctcctggcctttcaaaaggttttaaaaacacacctttgctggcaggcctggggccattgagtgttGACATTCTGCTCCAGCTGATAGTATGAATGTGGTTGGATGAATCTGGTTGAATAGTTTTAATTCCATGGGGTTTTTAGACTTAGGTTTTATGTTGGGGTTTTatgaattttgtattttgtatttatttatttaatttatttattttgtccaatacacaatgagggttttagtgggtatatatctatatacacatagtaaaatgcatgatgaaggttatagaggagatactcatagtaaaatatatctaagaaataatgggaaagaaggtacagtaataataataataataataataataataataataataataataataataattattatttattggatttgtatgccgcccctctccgtagacatatcaatgaaagaatagaagaagagatataggaatagaagaaaggtataggagatataggagagcaataggacaggggatggaaggcaatctagtgcacttgtactcgccccttactaacctatccaggaatctggataggtcaaccgtggacaatccaagggtaaagtgttgggggtttagggatgacactatggagtccggtaatgagttccacgcttcgacaacttggttactgaattcatattttttacagtcaagtttggagcggttaatattaagtttaaatctgttgtgtgctcttgtgttgttgtggttgaagctgacatagttgccgacaggcaggactttgcagcatatgatcttgtgggcaatacttgtaATTCTatcttgtaagcctccctgagtccgctggagaagagcggcatagaaatccaaataaataaataaaataaaataaacaaacactggaaaaaagtgacctatgactatttttcacacaactGTGGCAGGACCGCGGTAGCCAAGCGATTAAGATTTGGGACGTTTGGCAACCAATCCATATTTTTTGACAATCGCATTGTCCCAGGGCCATGTGACCCCTTACTGATAGCCAATggggaattcacttaacaaccgtcaaATGAGCTTAACAAATTCTGAGTCATTTGCGCAGTCTGTTTCCATTGACATCTGTTCCTCAGACAAATTCTGTCCTGGACAGAGGAGGTGGCCTGGTTTTAAGGACTATCACAATTTTTTGTGGTTTACAGTCAAAATCCTTTATATTTATCCTTTATATCAATAAAACAAATACAGACATTTTGATTTTGAAAATTGTGATTTCCCTGAATCCAGCCTGTACATCTGACAGTTCTCATTCCAGGGATTGTCTGGATCGTAAAATCTTGATTATTATTTTAGTGGAGTTTGAGAGAAGTGCAATTGTTTAATAGTTTTAAGCATTCTTTAAGACTGTCCTTTTTTGGTAATGGAATATAAACTGATGTTTTCCAGTCCCTTGGCTACTGCTGTGTTTGCCACAGCTGCATACACAGAGTAAGTATCCCTTTTAACTGCATCAACTGGCAAGATTTTAAATGGTTAGATTAGTGTATCATCAACTAATGAAGCTTCAATCTtttctggaatttttttaaacttcacTTTTCAGAATTTTGGCTTTAATTCAGTGTTTCTAATGTTGCACGCATCATCAAATGGGGAGAAGAACAATTTCATGCCTTTTCCATAGCTACTTTCTCCAGTTGATCTTTGCTTTGTCTTTTATTTGACTTACCGGTATCTGTCTATTTACTGGGCTTGACTTCGTCTTTATATTTTCCTTAAATAATCTCTTGTCCTTCTGGTTTTGCGGTCATCCTCATTTTCTTTGCATTGCTTGTTTCAGTGTAACTTCTTGTTTTGTTTGCACTTCTGTGGAATTTAGCATTTGGCTGGACAAATATTCCTCCCTATGTGTTTTTTCTTCACAATTTTTCAGCATGGCAACTATCTTGCTTAGCTTTGGGGGGTATTTTATTTGCTTTAACTTTAACAAGTTCTAAAGGCACCCTAAGCAAATTTAGTTCATTAAACCTGATGTCTATTTTCACTGTTTATTCTCTTTGCCTGGTACATTTCTTCAGTTACTTAGTCTAGATTTCTCCAAAGCTATACAGATTATTTATTCAGTTGATTTAGACAACCACCCTTTAAAACATGACTCAGAGCAACTGAACGAGAAACATGAAGTAAATCAtcttaaaaatataacaaaacatTACAAATTCCACCAAGGCAACAACCAAAACAATTACaaattcagtaactgaatttaaacatgcctgggataaacatatagaaacatagaaacatagaagactgacatcagaaaaagacctcatggtccatctagtctgcccttatactattttctctattttatcttaggatggatatatgtttatcccaggcatgcttaaattcagtgactgtggatttaccaaccacgtctgctggaagtttgttccaagcatctactactctttcagtgaaataatattttctcatgttgcttttgatctttcccccaactaacttcagattgtgtccccttgttcttgggttcactttcctattaaaacacttccctcctgaaccttatttaaccctttaacatatttaaatgtttctatcatgtcccccatatatatccattgtaagataaaatacaggaaatagtataagggcagaggtctttttctgccgtcagtcttctatgtttctacaacagACAAAAACACACATTAAAAAAGAGGCAGACAAGGTTGGTGTTCTTCGTATTCCAAGCAAAAAGGCTCCACGAAATTTGGCAGGAATTACTTTAAATAGATCTGTTTAGGATTACACCGATGTTCCACAATGCTTCCTAAACATCTAAATATGAAGAGGAATGGGACAAATATTTTAAGGAATGAAATTAtcttcaaaaaaagagaggaaataaTTGCTATGCTCACCTGAAGGGCTTGTTCTGGCTGCGAGGGGAAGTGCTTGCCCCATCAATTGCAGAGTCTTTGCCTGCTATCTCAGGAATAGGCGAATCTTCAATAGGGGAGATGATGTTTTCCTAGAGAGAAAGGTGGACTGAGAAGATTATACAATCCTTGGCTGTATAAACTGAGGCATAGGATCAAAATCGCAtgattagtaccactttataaagccttagttaagtCCACATCTGACATacagcatccagttttggtcaccggattaaaaaaaaaaagatgttgaaactttcGAAAAACTGCAAAGACGATCAATTACAATGATTAAAAGCCTGCAGTCTAAAAAAGGGATCTCCAACCATGGCcactttatgacatgtggacttcaactcccagaattccatgctggctgaggaattctgggaactgaagtccacaagtcataaagtggccaaagttggagaTTCCtggtctaaaacatatgaagactgCAGGATTTCAGTATGggccagtctagagaaaagaaggactagaaggGGACATGATATCGTGTTTCTCCAAacataagaccctgtcttatatttttttgagccCTGAAATTAGCACTTGgcattattgccatgcactcaaaggcccgattgggcttattatcaggggatgtcttatttggggggaaacagggtagcagtaGTCCAGAATTTGACAGGCTTCCACAAGGAGGAGGGGGGGTCTACTTCTTTTCAAAAGCACCGGACAAGGaaaccaatggatggaaactaatccaggagaggagcaacctggaattaaagagaaacttctgtaacagcgagaacaattaaccagtggaatagaaattgtgggtgcttcatcgttGGTGgcctttaagaagagactggacagccacttatctGGAATGATATAGAATTGTGATGGGGAAcctacaggtggcatgcagagccatatcgcagagccctatgtcagttccagtgggcatgtgcatgtgccagctgctttttggccttggggaggCCGTTTTgccttctggaggcttcagggaagctgccCCGAAGCCCCAGAGTGAGAAAAACCATCCAACAGGCAAAaagggaagttcagaaaaacggacttccggtttgcccgttatgctgttttttgcactctggagccttcagggaagctccaGAGAGCAAAAAAACCCGCCCAacggggcaaactggaagttttgaaaaatggacttccggtttgtccattgtgttctgtttcacactccagagccttcagAGAAGTTTCCCCGAAGCCTCCggggtgcaaaaaaaaaagcacaacaggcaaaccggaagtctgtttttctgaatttccagtttgcccgttgggcgttttttttgcactctggggcttccctaaagcctccggagggcgagaaagagaaaaaagtggaaggaagagagaaggaaagaaaggaagggagagagagaaagagtgagagagagaagataggaagagagagagagaaatgatagaataaaggggagagaaaaaagagaaatgagaaaatgattgaggcagagaatgacaggaaagagagaaagagagagagaagtgactcttgatttaaagcatatggtaaaagcacttaaataataacagagagaaaaaaacccaaccctcacctgtttttattaatagttatgtttttgaatttgctggttgtttggttttgttttattattaatttcttttaataaaaaagaagggatttattatttatttatatttatatttatttatttgtttgtttatctacctatctacaaaataccaaccttcaattgaagatttagccaatgaaattcagcaacaaaaaagtcactaaatcagtgacggtgaacctgtggcagtccagctggactgccacaggttcgccatcactggaagaattccccctccccctcacttatcttagttcatggcaccccacagaagttaaataacagcaagaccaacaaaagaaaccaactgacagatgaacaaagaagtcactaagcaggtaagttaaataattatgcatatttgttatttaaactataaatatcacaaaattatggtttttttctcaaggtgacacaccacccgagttatgctcagttttttggcgaattttgacacaccaagctcaaaaggttgcccatcactggtatagagtctctTGCCTGAACAAGGAGCTGTACCAGAAGGTCtcctaggtcccttccagctctattctgattgactggAGAGGAAAGAAGCCAGAGACCAAGGTAAATCTTTTCAATAGATCCTCCCCTagaaaatatgagcctactggagCCTGATattctgttgttgctgctgttgttttaaATTATTCGTTTATTTCTATGGTAGCATCATAAATTTATGAAGATTAGCTTGACTATAGATGACCTACACACAGAGAATATGAGCGAAAATTTAATTATACTaatttttatatctatctatctatctatctatctatctatctatctatctatctatcttgcctTTATCGATAGGTTATTATGAACAAACTGTattgaaaatataatttcaaattgTATTACTATTCATTTTATGATGTTTTACCACTTTATACTATATGAAAATCACATTCTTCCtttgttattgtttgtttgtttgtttttcaggtttttttcctcttattttgtccattttcttctctttttcttgttATATgtgttctttttgtcttttttaatgtatataaccaataaaaaatatttttttaaattttttttaaaaaaattattccttACTTCTACAAGTGCCTGCAGGAGGCGCTGGGTGAGAGGTCCAAAGGGACACCCATCCTCTGGCTGTTCATGCTGGGACTCCGATTTCTTCAACAAAGCATCCACATCTGGAGAGGAGGGAATGAAGAAACAACTCAGAACTAGGAGGACAGGGTCAACATCACTTGCAATAATGTGGCACTTTTACAGTGAGCAACTCCAGGATTCTCGCCATACgattaaaaataaagggaattaaACCTTCAACACATGCTAACCTTTAAGAACTGAAAACAACAAGTTCCAGCCTATAAACTGCTAATCTCAATCAGTTTTCATTTCAACATCGTTGACTGTGCGGGGAGTTGGAAGTTTAAAGTCggcaaggctgagaaacactggtctgcaGCTAATAAACACATAAAGCAGAGATAATAaaatctctgccccccccccgccccggttTTTTGCTAAATGATAGCTCTCAGAAGCAAGGAGCCGAAGTAGGCAACAGGGCTATCAATTTTCCCACTTTTCCTACACAAGTAATATTTGGTTAATTACcctattttttggagcataagacacacacaccctcgagggtggaaatgttggtgcgtctatacaccaaatacagccattttttggcctcccaaagccttgcccccacatcccatttttgcaaaaatgggctgtgcagagggtttgggagacctgcagaatgctcctggagaCTGCATGAAGGCAAAAGctatccatttttgcaaaaaattgatccccccccccaaaaaattgctTTCCCTCAGCCCCTAGGAGCACCCTGCAGACCTCCAAGCCCTCTTCatgccccatttttttgcaaaaacgggtctGTTTTTGCGAAAAATAGAGTAgcgcagaaggtttgggaggcctatAGAATGTTTCTGGAGGTtagaggaaggcaaaaatgcccagttttgtgaaaaacaggcccgatttttgcaaaaactgggtgCACTGAGGGTTGGGGAGGcttgcatcttatagtccaaaaaatacagtacagtactaatTGTTCAGCAAATGTTTTGAACTTACAATGGCTCCAAATGGGTGGTTCTTAAGATCAGTCTTCAAAGTTCCAGAAGTTGTAGTACTAGGTGTTAGATGCACCTATTAATCTATGCACTTAGCACCCGACCTAGTTTTCCAAATAGTTGCAGCATTCTGCAAGTTACATAATCGTATTTGTGAACTTCCCCAATCTTTCCCCaatcaaagtcagtggggaaggcaGTAGGAAATCGGGAAGTCACGGCTATGTCAAATCATTAATGACCACGCTGATTTGCTTAATGAGAATAACCAGGAACTGCCACCCCTAAGTGGCATAGACATCTGACATAATTTATGATTTCATCGCATAACAATGGAAATTCCACCTCCTAATGACTGTTATTAAGTGAGGACTATTTGCAAAGCATGGATTCAGCAagtaaactattattatttatttattattatttattagatttgtatgccgtccctctccgtagactcggggcggcaaagcTCAAAGTTCAAATGACCATTGAACTATAGGATAAAGAGGAACCAGAGTTCTACAAAGCATGCAATAAATGGTACATTTGGCTGGAGGAAAGACAACATACAACTCCATCACAATCCTCCTACCCGTCACCAAAAGTACTATCCTATGaacttataaaataacattatgaatcattgataaaaggatgaacaaattcaaaatgacaaaatttaaattctaactcaagtttagaaacccAAAACTTTCATTctatactgatagtaaagatctcAAAAGctgtaatcgggtcaacagattAGTTGACATTAttacgacatctgataaatttatagatatgaatttatctcttctttctttcttctttatttttaatttttcctcctctctttcctttccctccttccttctctttctctctttttagccttatttccttttatatatgaaagcgtgtattttgatttat
This window encodes:
- the LOC139156113 gene encoding LOW QUALITY PROTEIN: transcriptional adapter 3-like (The sequence of the model RefSeq protein was modified relative to this genomic sequence to represent the inferred CDS: inserted 1 base in 1 codon) encodes the protein IPPLGKHYSQRWAQEDLLEEQKDGARAAATADKKKXVLGPLTELDTKDVDALLKKSESQHEQPEDGCPFGPLTQRLLQALVEENIISPIEDSPIPEIAGKDSAIDGASTSPRSQNKPFSVPHTKSLEGRIKEELIAQGLLESEDRPAEDSEDEVLAELRKRQAELKALSTHNRTKKAELLKLAKEEIHRQDLRQRVRVADNEVMDAFRKIMAARQKKRTPTKKEKDQAWKSLKERESILKLLDG